From one Culex quinquefasciatus strain JHB chromosome 3, VPISU_Cqui_1.0_pri_paternal, whole genome shotgun sequence genomic stretch:
- the LOC6050239 gene encoding MICOS complex subunit MIC13 homolog QIL1 yields the protein MLRLTVKTGLAGGAVYYSREEGIWNENTDLVYERYATALQPHLASVKQQIPVEVPALPSSGEVCFLTKHYYNEGVKSSIRFVHMMPCYLGQWTKKATDAVKKAMDAGPAEVAAVPAPAAPSKK from the exons ATGCTCCG GCTTACCGTGAAGACCGGCCTGGCCGGCGGGGCCGTCTACTATTCGCGCGAGGAAGGCATCTGGAACGAAAATACGGACCTGGTTTACGAGCGCTACGCGACGGCGCTGCAGCCCCATCTGGCGTCGGTAAAGCAGCAAATTCCCGTCGAG GTGCCGGCCCTGCCGTCGTCCGGTGAGGTTTGCTTCCTGACCAAACACTACTACAACGAGGGCGTGAAGAGTTCCATCCGGTTCGTGCACATGATGCCCTGCTACCTGGGCCAGTGGACGAAGAAGGCGACGGATGCGGTCAAGAAGGCGATGGACGCCGGACCGGCGGAGGTTGCAGCCGTTCCGGCGCCTGCGGCACCTTCGAAGAAGTAG
- the LOC6048911 gene encoding proliferation-associated protein 2G4, which yields MVNNDKKDAVVEDENTIADNTVVQKYKVAGNIVNKALQTLIQGSKVGASAKALCQKGDHILEQETGKKYKNEPEMKKGIAFPTCLSVNNCICHFSPSKNDPDYTLKAGDVVKIDLGAHIDGFIAVAAHTIVVGATGEAKATGRAADVVLAAYHASQAALRQLKDGTSNYAVTEAVQKIAAEYKCKPIEGMLSHQLKQFKIDGEKTIIQNPTIAQKKEHEKCTFEKYEVYAMDVLVSTGEGLGKELDTKVSIYKKTEENYLLKLKASRAFYAEVKKKYGTMPFNLRNFEEEAKAKMGVHECVTHKLVEPFQVLYEKHNEIVAQFKNTVLILPNGLTVVTGLPFDLSVVESEHSVQDEEMKKLLAEELVLADAKKSVVANLVAKAAADKPAASTPAEAGSDAAPKKKNKKKKKAAAAAAAAAEGGDAVANKENA from the exons ATGGTCAACAACGACAAGAAGGATGCCGTCGTCGAGGACGAAAACACGATCGCGGACAACACGGTCGTGCAAAAGTACAAAGTGGCCGGAAATATCGTCAACA AGGCTCTCCAAACGCTGATCCAGGGCAGCAAAGTGGGCGCCTCGGCCAAGGCCCTCTGCCAGAAGGGTGACCACATCCTGGAACAGGAAACGGGAAAG aaatacaaaaatgaacCCGAAATGAAGAAGGGCATCGCCTTCCCGACGTGTCTCTCGGTCAACAACTGCATCTGCCACTTTTCGCCCTCGAAGAACGACCCGGACTACACGCTGAAGGCCGGCGATGTCGTCAAGATTGATCTCGGCGCCCACATCGACGGCTTCATCGCGGTGGCCGCGCACACGATCGTGGTGGGCGCGACCGGCGAGGCCAAGGCGACCGGCCGGGCCGCCGACGTCGTCCTCGCGGCGTACCACGCCAGCCAGGCCGCGCTCCGGCAGCTCAAGGACGGCACCAGCAACTACGCCGTGACGGAGGCCGTCCAGAAGATCGCCGCCGAGTACAAGTGCAAACCGATCGAGGGCATGCTGAGCCACCAGCTGAAGCAGTTCAAGATCGACGGCGAGAAGACCATCATCCAGAACCCGACGATCGCCCAGAAGAAGGAGCACGAGAAGTGCACGTTCGAAAAGTACGAGGTGTACGCGATGGACGTGCTCGTCAGCACCGGCGAGGGCCTCGGCAAGGAGCTGGACACGAAGGTTTCGATCTACAAGAAGACGGAGGAGAACTATCTGCTCAAGCTGAAGGCGTCCCGTGCGTTCTACGCCGAG GTGAAAAAAAAGTACGGCACGATGCCGTTCAACCTGCGCAACTTCGAGGAGGAGGCCAAGGCCAAGATGGGGGTGCACGAGTGCGTCACGCACAAGCTGGTTGAGCCGTTCCAAGTATTATACGAGAAGCATA ACGAGATCGTGGCCCAGTTCAAGAACACCGTGCTGATCCTGCCCAACGGGTTGACCGTCGTGACCGGTTTGCCGTTCGATCTTAGTGTCGTGGAGAGCGAGCACAGCGTCCAGGACGAGGAGATGAAGAAGCTGCTGGCGGAGGAGCTGGTGCTGGCGGACGCGAAGAAATCCGTCGTGGCCAACCTGGTGGCCAAGGCGGCGGCAGACAAACCTGCTGCCTCCACGCCCGCCGAAGCCGGCTCGGACGCGGCCCCCaagaagaaaaacaagaagaagaagaaggctGCGGCGGCGGCCGCCGCGGCTGCTGAGGGTGGCGACGCTGTCGCCAACAAGGAGAACGCCTAA
- the LOC6050238 gene encoding nedd8-activating enzyme E1 catalytic subunit: MMETTTNAAGSEQLPGKRWNHLRKILERSGPFCPPNFTASTETLDFLLNTCKILVIGAGGLGCELLKDLALMGFRDIHVIDMDTIELSNLNRQFLFRRADIGRSKAECAAAFINGRVPGCTVTAHFCKIQDFDASFYRQFHIIVCGLDSIVARRWINGMLISMVEYEEDGSVDETSIIPLVDGGTEGFKGNARVILPGVSACIDCTLDLYPPQVNYPLCTIANTPRLPEHCIEYVKIIQWPKEMPFGADVSLDGDDPQHLTWVYEKAQDRANTFNITGLSYRLVQGVLKNIIPAVASTNAVIAAACATEVFKIASSCCETLNNYMVFNDSDGIYTYTYEAEKKPDCLACSQVPRPVEVTDPATMTLQDLIQHLCDNAEFQMKSPGLTATIEGKNKTLYMATVKSIEEATRKNLTLSLAELGLQDGHELMVADVTNPNTILIKLKFAGNEVEMA; encoded by the exons ATGATGGAAACGACCACAAACGCCGCCGGAAGTGAGCAGCTGCCGGGCAAGCGGTGGAACCATCTGCGCAAGATCTTGGAACGGTCCGGCCCGTTTTGTCCGCCGAACTTTACGGCCTCGACGGAGACGCTGGACTTTTTGCTGAATACGTGCAAGATTCTGGTCATTG GTGCCGGTGGGCTGGGTTGTGAGCTGCTGAAGGATCTCGCCCTGATGGGCTTTCGGGACATTCACGTAATCGACATGGACACGATTGAGCTGTCCAATTTGAATCGGCAGTTTTTGTTCCGCCGAGCGGACATTGGCCGGTCGAAGGCGGAATGCGCAGCGGCGTTCATCAATGGGCGCGTTCCGGGATGCACGGTGACGGCGCACTTCTGTAAGATTCAGGACTTTGACGCGAGCTTCTACCGCCAGTTTCACATCATTGTGTGCGGGCTGGATTCGATCGTGGCCCGCCGCTGGATCAACGGAATGTTAATCTCAATGGTGGAGTACGAGGAGGACGGGTCGGTGGATGAAACGTCGATCATTCCGCTGGTGGATGGTGGAACCGAGGGATTCAAGGGCAACGCTAGGGTCATCTTGCCCGGGGTGTCGGCTTGCATTGATTGCACGTTGGATTTGTACCCGCCGCAGGTCAATTACCCGCTCTGTACGATTGCCAACACTCCGCGCCTTCCGGAGCATTGCATCGAGTACGTTAAGATCATCCAATGGCCCAAGGAGATGCCCTTCGGAGCGGACGTGTCCCTCGACGGGGACGATCCCCAGCATCTGACCTGGGTGTACGAGAAAGCCCAGGACCGGGCCAACACGTTCAACATCACTGGTCTGTCCTACCGGCTGGTTCAAGGTGTCCTGAAGAACATCATCCCAGCCGTGGCAAGCACAAATGCCGTCATCGCGGCCGCCTGTGCCACCGAGGTGTTCAAGATTGCCTCGAGCTGCTGCGAGACGCTGAACAACTACATGGTCTTCAACGACAGCGACGGAATCTACACGTACACGTACGAAGCGGAGAAGAAACCAGACTGCCTAGCTTGCAGCCAAGTTCCACGTCCGGTCGAGGTCACCGATCCCGCGACCATGACACTGCAAGATCTGATTCAGCACCTGTGCGACAACGCCGAGTTCCAGATGAAGAGTCCCGGGCTGACGGCCACCATCGAGGGTAAAAACAAGACCCTTTACATGGCCACGGTCAAGAGCATTGAGGAGGCCACGCGCAAAAATCTGACCCTGTCGCTGGCCGAGCTGGGACTGCAGGATGGGCACGAGCTGATGGTGGCAGACGTGACCAATCCGAACACGATTCTTATCAAGCTCAAGTTTGCCGGCAATGAGGTGGAGATGGCTTGA
- the LOC6048914 gene encoding LOW QUALITY PROTEIN: actin-related protein 3 (The sequence of the model RefSeq protein was modified relative to this genomic sequence to represent the inferred CDS: inserted 1 base in 1 codon), with the protein MSGRLPACVIDVGTGYTKLGFAANKEPQFIIPSAIAIKETAKVGDQSARRVTKGVEDLDFFIGDEAFDATGYSVKYPVRHGLVEDWDLMERFLEQCIFKYLRAEPEDHHFLLTEPPLNTPXNREYTAEIMFETFNVPGLYIAVQAVLALAASWASRPVEERTLTGIVVDSGDGVTHVIPVAEGYVIGSCIKHIPIAGRNITSFIQSLLREREVGIPPEQSLETAKAIKERFCYICPDIAKEFAKYDAEPAKWMRQYEGMNAITKAPFGVDVGYERFLGPEIFFHPEFSNPDFTTPLSEIVDTVIQNCPIDVRRPLYNNIVLSGGSTMFRDFGRRLQRDIKRSVDARLRISENLSEGRIKPKPIDVSVISHHMQRYAVWFGGSMLASTPEFYQVCHTKAAYEEYGPGICRHNPVFGTMT; encoded by the exons atgtccggaagattgccAGCCTGTGTCATCGACGTCGGAACGGG CTACACAAAGTTGGGCTTTGCGGCCAACAAGGAGCCCCAGTTTATCATTCCGTCGGCGATCGCCATCAAGGAGACGGCCAAGGTGGGCGACCAGAGTGCCCGCCGGGTGACCAAGGGCGTCGAGGATCTGGACTTTTTCATCGGCGATGAGGCGTTTGACGCGACCGGGTACTCGGTTAAG TACCCCGTGCGCCACGGACTGGTCGAGGACTGGGACCTGATGGAGCGCTTCCTGGAGCAGTGCATCTTCAAATACTTGCGCGCCGAGCCGGAAGACCACCACTTCCTGCTGACGGAACCGCCACTGAACACGC AGAACCGCGAATACACCGCGGAGATCATGTTCGAGACGTTCAACGTGCCGGGGTTGTACATTGCGGTACAGGCCGTGCTGGCCCTGGCCGCCAGTTGGGCGTCCCGTCCGGTGGAGGAGCGTACCCTTACGGGAATCGTCGTCGACAGCGGGGACGGTGTGACGCACGTCATTCCGGTGGCCGAGGGCTACGTGATCGGATCCTGCATCAAGCACATCCCGATCGCCGGTCGTAACATTACGTCCTTCATCCAGAGCTTGCTGCGGGAGCGCGAGGTCGGCATTCCGCCCGAGCAGAGCCTCGAGACGGCCAAGGCCATCAAGGAGCGCTTCTGCTACATCTGTCCGGACATTGCGAAGGAGTTTGCCAAGTACGACGCCGAGCCGGCCAAATGGATGCGCCAGTACGAGGGCATGAACGCCATCACGAAGGCGCCGTTCGGCGTGGACGTCGGGTATGAACGGTTCCTGGGGCCGGAGATTTTCTTCCATCCGGAGTTTTCCAACCCGGACTTTACGACGCCGCTGTCGGAGATTGTTGACACGGTCATCCAGAATTGTCCGATTGATGTGCGGCGGCCGCTGTACAACAACATCGTGCTGAGCGGTGGCTCGACCATGTTCCGGGACTTTG GTCGTCGCCTGCAGCGAGATATCAAGCGCAGCGTTGATGCCCGCTTGAGAATCAGCGAGAATTTGAGCGAAGGACGAATTAAG CCCAAACCGATCGACGTGTCGGTGATTTCGCATCACATGCAGAGATACGCCGTCTGGTTCGGCGGTAGCATGTTGGCCTCAACG CCCGAGTTCTACCAGGTGTGCCACACGAAAGCCGCCTACGAGGAGTACGGTCCGGGCATTTGCCGTCACAACCCCGTGTTCGGAACCATGACGTAG